The Deltaproteobacteria bacterium genome includes a region encoding these proteins:
- a CDS encoding molybdopterin-dependent oxidoreductase: protein MTRDVNDRFDPVLRRRDFLRLAALATAAASAGCSLLVRAGAPLAAGSGRRPPKLGTWEDLYRERWSWDAVKKGSHGWLNCRSACNWDLYVKDGLVVREEQSANYEASEPGVPDFNPRGCQKGACYTEVMYGPSRLTVPLKRVGERGAGKWERVSWEQALDEIAATIVTIAERDGTDAVVHDLGPHFDQGPTTAVRARFFGFFGASMMDDWAEIGDLNVGATMTFGFPHMGGSADEWFLSDHLVVWMMNPAVTQIPDAHFLFEAKYAGADLVVIDPQYSATASHADLWLPLRPGTDAALALATARYVWDGGHVDHDYVREQTDLPMLVRLDTGRFLRESDLKAGGNPEILYLWDLAAGRAAVAPGCAGNAADGKLALGRLEPALEGRFTVTVADGAEVGVAPVGALLREHLEPWTLDEAARVTGLSRVQVERFADGFARAKRPMVLSSWGSNRYLHSDHMNRAKILCLALKGAVGRRGSGFHNTGWVGMEGFDGVMAGVERTGLRGRFEIFDLVEKGILFDLVLDQVMRRKSKAQVEWELGRHVEERNACIANSASMNLAYQGVRGDLDRELHGLYPRSLSEYDDESRKQGWMPRLPRNVPPRAWFTGGNNFLRRTNLPQRAIETMWPALELIVDVNPKLTFTGMHADYLLPAAGYYEKPGFKYPVAYVPYLHYCDEAVRPIGDSKNEWEIFSLLAERVQAVARARRTPILAGCGKRPIDLQRIADKLSYHGVFGPRDAAKVAQEILDKSTSTKGMSVERLKETGIAKYTGTGATGGQPQLFNEDWTGDGVLRAATLFTEKKWRWPTLTGRQQFYIDHAWFLEAGEALPTHIESPKAGGDHPFQLVSCHARWSIHSVWRDDPMLLRLQRGEPLIYLNPGDAARLRVADGDWTELANDYGSMLMRAKHSTMVRPGVAYYFHAWEPHQFPGHKSYKQITPGLMNPMHFAGDAGQLTWRFGVWAPGTHVQDTRVSIRRGNLDAWLARAEKEQAAATKESAS, encoded by the coding sequence GTGACACGCGACGTCAACGACCGCTTCGATCCGGTGCTCCGTCGGCGCGATTTCCTCCGCCTCGCGGCGCTCGCGACCGCCGCTGCGTCCGCGGGGTGCTCCCTGCTCGTCCGCGCCGGGGCGCCGCTCGCCGCCGGGTCCGGGCGTCGGCCCCCGAAGCTCGGGACCTGGGAGGATCTCTATCGCGAGCGGTGGAGCTGGGACGCGGTCAAGAAGGGCTCGCACGGCTGGCTCAACTGTCGCAGCGCCTGCAACTGGGATCTCTACGTCAAGGACGGCCTGGTCGTCCGCGAGGAGCAGTCCGCGAACTACGAGGCGTCCGAGCCGGGCGTACCCGACTTCAATCCGCGCGGCTGCCAGAAGGGCGCCTGCTACACCGAGGTGATGTACGGCCCGAGCCGGCTGACCGTCCCGCTGAAACGGGTCGGCGAGCGCGGCGCCGGGAAGTGGGAGCGCGTCTCGTGGGAGCAGGCGCTCGACGAGATCGCCGCCACGATCGTGACGATCGCGGAGCGCGACGGCACCGACGCCGTCGTCCACGACCTCGGCCCGCACTTCGACCAGGGACCGACGACGGCCGTGCGCGCCCGCTTCTTCGGCTTCTTCGGCGCGTCGATGATGGACGATTGGGCGGAGATCGGCGACCTGAACGTCGGCGCCACGATGACGTTCGGGTTTCCCCACATGGGCGGGAGCGCCGACGAGTGGTTCCTGTCCGACCATCTCGTCGTGTGGATGATGAACCCGGCGGTCACGCAGATCCCCGACGCGCATTTCCTCTTCGAGGCGAAGTATGCGGGCGCCGATCTCGTCGTGATCGACCCGCAGTACTCCGCCACGGCGAGCCACGCCGATCTCTGGCTGCCGCTCCGGCCCGGCACGGACGCGGCGCTGGCGCTGGCGACCGCGCGCTACGTCTGGGACGGCGGCCACGTCGACCACGATTACGTCCGCGAGCAGACCGATCTGCCGATGCTCGTGCGCCTCGACACGGGACGCTTCCTGCGCGAGTCGGACCTGAAGGCGGGCGGCAATCCCGAGATCCTGTACCTGTGGGATCTCGCGGCCGGCCGGGCGGCGGTCGCGCCCGGCTGCGCCGGCAATGCCGCCGACGGCAAGCTCGCGCTCGGACGGCTGGAGCCCGCGCTCGAAGGGCGGTTCACCGTCACCGTCGCCGACGGCGCGGAGGTCGGCGTCGCGCCGGTCGGCGCGCTCCTCCGCGAGCACCTGGAGCCCTGGACGCTCGACGAAGCCGCGCGGGTGACGGGCCTGTCGCGCGTCCAGGTCGAGCGCTTCGCCGACGGCTTCGCCCGCGCCAAGCGTCCGATGGTGCTCTCGAGCTGGGGCTCGAATCGCTACCTCCACTCGGACCACATGAACCGCGCCAAGATCCTCTGCCTGGCGCTCAAGGGCGCGGTGGGCCGGCGCGGCAGCGGCTTCCACAACACCGGATGGGTCGGGATGGAAGGGTTCGACGGCGTGATGGCCGGCGTCGAGCGCACCGGGCTGCGCGGACGCTTCGAGATCTTCGACCTGGTGGAGAAGGGCATCCTCTTCGACCTGGTGCTCGACCAGGTGATGCGCCGCAAGAGCAAGGCGCAGGTCGAATGGGAGCTCGGGCGCCACGTCGAGGAGCGGAACGCCTGCATCGCCAACTCGGCGTCCATGAACCTCGCGTACCAAGGCGTGCGCGGGGACCTCGACCGCGAGCTCCACGGGCTCTACCCGCGCAGCCTCAGCGAGTACGACGACGAATCCCGCAAGCAGGGGTGGATGCCGCGGCTGCCGCGCAACGTACCGCCGCGCGCGTGGTTCACCGGCGGCAACAATTTCCTCCGCCGCACCAATCTCCCGCAGCGCGCGATCGAGACGATGTGGCCGGCGCTCGAGCTGATCGTCGACGTGAACCCGAAGCTCACCTTCACGGGCATGCACGCGGACTACCTGCTGCCGGCCGCGGGCTACTACGAGAAGCCCGGCTTCAAGTACCCGGTCGCCTACGTGCCCTACCTCCACTACTGCGACGAGGCGGTCCGCCCGATCGGGGACTCCAAGAACGAGTGGGAGATCTTTTCCCTGCTGGCCGAGCGCGTGCAGGCCGTCGCCCGGGCGCGCCGCACGCCGATCCTCGCGGGCTGCGGCAAGCGTCCGATCGACCTGCAGCGGATCGCCGACAAGCTCTCGTACCACGGCGTCTTCGGACCCCGTGACGCGGCCAAGGTCGCGCAGGAGATCCTCGACAAGAGCACGTCGACCAAGGGCATGTCGGTCGAGCGCCTGAAGGAAACCGGCATCGCCAAGTACACCGGGACGGGCGCCACCGGCGGCCAGCCCCAGCTCTTCAACGAGGACTGGACGGGAGACGGGGTGCTGCGGGCGGCGACGCTCTTCACGGAGAAGAAGTGGCGGTGGCCGACGCTGACCGGGCGCCAGCAGTTCTACATCGACCACGCGTGGTTCCTGGAGGCGGGCGAGGCGCTGCCGACCCACATCGAAAGCCCGAAAGCCGGCGGCGACCATCCGTTCCAGCTCGTCTCGTGCCACGCGCGCTGGAGCATCCACAGCGTGTGGCGCGACGATCCGATGCTGCTGCGCCTGCAGCGCGGCGAGCCGCTGATCTACCTGAACCCCGGCGACGCGGCCCGCCTGCGCGTCGCCGACGGGGATTGGACCGAGCTTGCCAACGACTACGGCTCGATGCTGATGCGGGCGAAGCACTCGACCATGGTCCGCCCCGGCGTCGCCTACTACTTCCACGCCTGGGAGCCGCACCAGTTCCCGGGCCACAAGAGCTACAAGCAGATCACCCCGGGGCTCATGAACCCCATGCACTTCGCCGGAGACGCGGGGCAGCTCACGTGGCGCTTCGGGGTGTGGGCGCCCGGGACGCACGTGCAGGACACGCGCGTGTCGATCCGACGCGGCAATCTCGACGCGTGGCTCGCGCGCGCGGAGAAGGAACAGGCGGCGGCCACGAAGGAGTCGGCGTCATGA
- a CDS encoding TetR family transcriptional regulator, whose translation MATPRARRREPLSHRERSDLAVGRMVSAALRMMGEQGYEAATLAAIGEAAGYSRGLATHHFGSKADLFAEVLRSVTSEFMATVERRVGRRTGVDALIAFVAAHRELAEGEPERVRALFVLSFQSLIVHSPMKDAAIRQLLGYRDWAQRMIERGIADGVVRRDVDPHAEAIQFCGALFGLTLQWLIDPVGTPLDRAHAQLNARLERDLRAVGSRRVRAPRA comes from the coding sequence ATGGCCACCCCCAGGGCCCGCCGCCGCGAGCCCCTCAGCCACCGGGAGCGCAGCGATCTGGCCGTCGGGCGCATGGTCTCGGCCGCCCTGCGGATGATGGGCGAGCAGGGCTACGAAGCCGCGACCCTGGCGGCGATCGGCGAGGCCGCCGGTTACAGCCGCGGCCTCGCGACCCACCACTTCGGCTCCAAGGCCGACCTCTTCGCGGAGGTGCTCCGCTCGGTCACGAGCGAGTTCATGGCGACCGTCGAGCGGCGGGTCGGGCGCCGGACCGGCGTCGACGCGTTGATCGCCTTCGTCGCCGCCCACCGCGAGCTCGCCGAGGGCGAGCCCGAGCGGGTGCGCGCCCTCTTCGTGCTGTCGTTTCAGTCGCTCATCGTGCACTCGCCCATGAAGGACGCCGCCATCCGCCAGCTCCTCGGCTATCGCGACTGGGCCCAGCGCATGATCGAGCGCGGCATCGCCGACGGCGTGGTGCGGCGCGACGTCGATCCCCACGCCGAGGCGATCCAGTTCTGCGGCGCGCTCTTCGGCCTCACGTTGCAGTGGTTGATCGACCCGGTCGGCACCCCGCTCGACCGCGCCCACGCGCAGCTCAACGCGCGGCTGGAGCGCGACCTGCGCGCCGTCGGGTCGCGTCGCGTCCGCGCGCCGCGCGCGTGA
- a CDS encoding serine protease, which translates to MNASVRLLERTLPATVHLRATVPDAHRSASVLGTERSGSGAVIDKGGLIVTANYVVLGANAVHVTTFDGREAPAEVVAQDFASGIALVQASGDDFQALPLADGSGPLAVGDEIFIVASIGDAGRRASSGGITALEHFDANWEYALERAIFASAMNPGLGGGPLIDRRGRIAGVVSLNMSEIGRFSLAIPIEHYVAHRDELLRHGRRTTRPSRAWLGMFCYLLRGHVVVAGLLDGGPAAAAGLAPGDMVLAVGDHAVRSRRELYERLWDHRAGDEVFLRVFRDDAPRTVVVPSVNVEEFFA; encoded by the coding sequence ATGAATGCCTCCGTCCGACTGCTCGAGCGCACGCTCCCGGCGACGGTGCACCTGCGGGCGACGGTGCCCGACGCGCACCGGTCGGCGAGCGTACTCGGCACCGAGCGCTCCGGCAGCGGGGCGGTGATCGACAAGGGCGGCCTCATCGTCACGGCCAACTACGTCGTCCTCGGCGCGAACGCCGTGCACGTCACGACGTTCGACGGGCGGGAGGCTCCGGCCGAGGTCGTGGCGCAGGACTTCGCCTCGGGCATCGCGCTCGTGCAGGCGTCGGGCGACGACTTCCAGGCGCTGCCGCTCGCCGACGGGTCCGGGCCGCTCGCGGTCGGCGACGAGATCTTCATCGTCGCGAGCATCGGCGACGCCGGGCGGCGCGCGAGCTCGGGCGGCATCACCGCCCTCGAGCACTTCGACGCCAACTGGGAGTACGCGCTCGAGCGCGCGATCTTCGCGTCGGCCATGAATCCCGGCCTCGGCGGTGGTCCGCTGATCGACCGGCGCGGCCGCATCGCCGGCGTGGTCTCGCTCAACATGAGCGAGATCGGCCGCTTCTCGCTGGCGATCCCGATCGAACACTACGTCGCGCACCGCGACGAGCTGCTGCGGCACGGTCGCCGTACCACCCGGCCGTCGCGCGCCTGGCTCGGGATGTTCTGCTACCTCCTGCGCGGCCACGTCGTGGTCGCGGGGCTCCTGGACGGCGGGCCGGCCGCCGCCGCCGGGCTCGCGCCGGGCGACATGGTGCTCGCCGTCGGCGATCACGCGGTGCGATCGCGCCGCGAGCTCTACGAGCGTCTGTGGGACCACCGGGCGGGCGACGAGGTGTTCTTGCGCGTGTTCCGCGACGACGCCCCGCGCACCGTCGTCGTCCCGAGCGTCAACGTGGAGGAGTTCTTCGCATGA
- the pabB gene encoding aminodeoxychorismate synthase component I — MHVRELPLGCEPWSLFRVLASKERPFFIDAGQPWGEEWLSCMGFRPRMQFRVTAADAAEAPLATLDARLAEVAPERRAAARRRATLGPQRVPFAGGVVAALAYEARHAIERAAPAPGEAVDAPRLAGGVYDWALSYDHRARRWRLASWHLDARALAAVAEEIRDAARDAARSARPAVLPTHASAVVAGRDADAYAARVARIREYIAAGDVYQVNLTDRFTIRLPAPPVDVYERLRATQSVPFGAYLDLGVERVLSGSPELFLRRRGERVTTCPIKGTRPRGATAAGDAALAADLARDPKERAEHVMIVDLERNDLGRVCRTGSVAVERLAAGVPFATVQHLVSTVSGRLRPAVATSDLLRATFPSGSITGAPKIRAMEIIAEIEGAPRGFYTGAVGWIDASGDCDLNVAIRTAVARGETLAYHAGGGIVADSRAEREYAELHLKAAAFFRALGIADADDTAAATRRASR; from the coding sequence ATGCACGTCCGCGAGCTCCCGCTCGGTTGCGAACCGTGGTCGCTCTTTCGCGTGCTCGCCAGCAAGGAGCGGCCTTTCTTCATCGACGCCGGACAGCCCTGGGGAGAGGAGTGGTTGTCGTGTATGGGTTTCCGTCCGCGGATGCAATTCCGCGTGACGGCCGCCGACGCGGCCGAGGCGCCGCTCGCGACCCTCGATGCGCGGCTCGCGGAGGTCGCTCCCGAGCGCCGCGCGGCGGCGCGCCGGCGCGCGACGCTCGGACCGCAGAGGGTGCCGTTCGCCGGCGGCGTCGTCGCCGCGCTCGCGTACGAAGCACGCCACGCGATCGAGCGCGCGGCCCCGGCGCCGGGCGAAGCCGTCGACGCGCCCCGGCTCGCGGGCGGCGTGTACGACTGGGCGCTCTCGTACGACCATCGGGCGCGACGCTGGCGGCTCGCGAGCTGGCATCTCGACGCGCGCGCGCTCGCGGCGGTCGCCGAGGAGATCCGCGACGCGGCGCGCGACGCCGCGCGGAGCGCGCGTCCGGCGGTCCTCCCGACGCACGCCTCCGCCGTCGTCGCCGGCCGCGACGCCGACGCGTACGCCGCGCGCGTCGCGCGCATCCGCGAGTATATCGCGGCGGGCGACGTCTATCAGGTGAATCTGACCGACCGCTTCACGATCCGCCTTCCCGCGCCGCCCGTCGACGTGTACGAGCGCCTGCGCGCGACGCAGTCCGTGCCGTTCGGCGCGTACCTCGATCTCGGCGTCGAGCGCGTGTTGTCGGGGTCGCCCGAGCTCTTCCTTCGCCGCCGCGGCGAGCGCGTCACGACGTGCCCCATCAAAGGGACCCGGCCGCGCGGCGCCACGGCGGCCGGCGACGCCGCGCTCGCCGCCGACCTCGCGCGCGACCCGAAAGAGCGCGCCGAGCACGTGATGATCGTCGACCTCGAGCGCAACGATCTCGGGCGCGTGTGCCGGACCGGCAGCGTCGCCGTCGAGCGCCTCGCCGCCGGCGTGCCGTTCGCGACGGTGCAGCACCTGGTCTCGACGGTGAGCGGACGGCTCCGGCCGGCGGTCGCGACGAGCGATCTCCTGCGCGCGACCTTCCCGAGCGGCTCCATCACCGGTGCGCCGAAGATCCGCGCCATGGAGATCATCGCCGAGATCGAGGGCGCGCCGCGCGGCTTCTACACCGGTGCCGTCGGGTGGATCGACGCGAGCGGCGACTGTGACCTGAACGTCGCCATCCGCACCGCCGTCGCACGCGGCGAGACGCTCGCGTACCACGCCGGGGGCGGCATCGTCGCCGACTCGCGCGCCGAGCGCGAGTATGCCGAGCTCCACCTCAAGGCCGCGGCGTTCTTCCGCGCGCTCGGCATCGCCGACGCGGACGACACCGCCGCCGCGACGCGGCGGGCGTCGCGATGA
- a CDS encoding aminotransferase class IV gives MSGRDLVLLLNDRLVPARRATISALDRGFVYGDGLFETVRTYRGRPCGLARHLRRLARSARVFRIPFDGSLAHWEPRVRRVLRANDLLATDAAVRLTVSRGAGPFGIVPPPRPKPTVMMLATPVDPRIPVAQARGVTICFFPFRLVTATLPSHKTLHYLPAVLGKMIARRRGAWEAVYLGADDTVLEGTTSNVFAVTRGRLVTPPLHGILPGVTRHALTTLAKRAGIPLVERPLTRRALLAADEVLLTASTIEVLPVVRIETVRIGNGTPGPITRRLQDEYRRHVARTLAARRVARATRRRR, from the coding sequence ATGAGCGGACGCGACCTCGTCCTGCTCCTGAACGACCGGCTCGTCCCAGCGCGGCGCGCGACGATCTCGGCGCTCGATCGCGGCTTCGTCTACGGCGATGGCCTCTTCGAGACCGTCCGCACCTACCGCGGTCGGCCCTGCGGCCTCGCCCGCCACCTCCGCCGGCTGGCGCGCTCGGCGCGCGTGTTCCGCATCCCGTTCGACGGATCGCTCGCGCACTGGGAGCCGCGCGTGCGGCGCGTGCTCCGCGCCAACGATCTCCTCGCGACCGACGCCGCCGTCCGGCTCACCGTCTCGCGCGGCGCGGGCCCGTTCGGCATCGTGCCCCCGCCGCGCCCGAAGCCGACCGTGATGATGCTCGCGACGCCGGTCGATCCGCGAATTCCCGTGGCGCAGGCGCGCGGCGTGACCATCTGTTTCTTTCCCTTCCGCCTGGTCACGGCGACGCTCCCGAGCCACAAGACACTGCACTACCTCCCGGCCGTGCTCGGCAAGATGATCGCGCGCCGGCGCGGCGCATGGGAGGCCGTCTATCTCGGCGCCGACGACACCGTCTTGGAAGGCACGACCAGCAACGTCTTCGCCGTCACGCGCGGACGGCTCGTGACGCCACCGCTGCACGGCATCCTCCCCGGGGTCACGCGCCACGCGCTGACGACGCTCGCGAAGCGCGCCGGCATCCCGCTCGTCGAGCGCCCGCTCACGCGCCGCGCGCTCCTCGCCGCCGACGAAGTGCTGCTCACCGCCTCGACGATCGAGGTGCTGCCGGTGGTGCGGATCGAGACCGTGCGGATCGGGAACGGAACGCCGGGACCGATCACCCGCCGGCTGCAGGACGAGTACCGCCGGCACGTCGCGCGCACGCTCGCGGCTCGTCGCGTCGCACGCGCGACGCGACGGCGCCGCTGA
- a CDS encoding sulfatase-like hydrolase/transferase has product MGWGDVGVHGATDVPTPNLDAIAAEGVRFANGYVSGPQCSPARAGLLTGRYQERFGHEFNLGPHAAGFGLPLDETTLADRMKAAGYATGLVGKWHLGLAPQVHPLRRGFDEFFGFLAGTHPYLPGREPLLRGIESVAQTEHLTDAIAREAIAFVARHRARPFFLLVAFNAVHGPPEPDPALLARFGAIADPKRRAYVATLAGMDLAIGRLVAALRDARILDETLLVFLSDNGGWTMPGNSQNGASNAPFRGSKRTLLEGGIRVPFFVRWPARLPKGAVFAPPVIQLDLVPTVLAAAGIPAPPAARLDGVDLLAHLAAGGTKLSPPHEALYWRFGRQMAIRRGDWKLVRYDRAVEGGSGLSDARLYDLARDPGEWTDLAAEHPDVVRGLRDAWDRWNAANARARWRAAPH; this is encoded by the coding sequence ATGGGCTGGGGCGACGTCGGCGTGCACGGCGCGACCGACGTCCCGACGCCGAATCTCGACGCCATCGCTGCCGAGGGCGTCCGCTTCGCGAACGGCTACGTCAGCGGCCCGCAGTGCTCGCCCGCCCGCGCCGGCCTCCTCACCGGCCGCTACCAGGAGCGCTTCGGCCACGAGTTCAACCTCGGCCCGCACGCCGCCGGCTTCGGTCTCCCACTCGACGAGACGACGCTCGCCGACCGCATGAAGGCGGCCGGCTACGCCACCGGGCTCGTCGGCAAGTGGCATCTCGGCCTCGCGCCGCAGGTCCATCCGCTGCGCCGCGGCTTCGACGAGTTCTTCGGCTTCCTGGCCGGCACGCACCCCTACCTCCCCGGCCGCGAGCCGCTCCTGCGCGGCATCGAGAGCGTCGCCCAGACCGAGCACCTCACCGACGCGATCGCGCGCGAAGCGATCGCCTTCGTCGCCCGCCACCGCGCGCGGCCGTTCTTCCTGCTCGTCGCCTTCAACGCGGTCCACGGACCGCCCGAGCCCGACCCGGCGCTGCTCGCGCGTTTCGGCGCGATCGCAGACCCGAAGCGCCGGGCCTACGTCGCGACGCTCGCCGGCATGGACCTGGCGATCGGCCGCCTCGTCGCGGCGCTGCGGGACGCGCGGATCCTCGACGAGACCCTCCTCGTCTTTCTCAGCGACAACGGCGGCTGGACGATGCCCGGCAACTCGCAGAACGGCGCCTCCAACGCGCCCTTCCGGGGCTCCAAGCGGACGCTGCTCGAAGGCGGGATCCGCGTACCCTTCTTCGTGCGCTGGCCGGCGCGGCTGCCGAAGGGCGCGGTATTCGCGCCGCCCGTCATCCAGCTCGACCTGGTGCCGACCGTGCTCGCGGCCGCGGGAATCCCGGCGCCGCCCGCCGCGCGGCTCGACGGCGTGGACCTGCTGGCGCATCTCGCCGCCGGCGGGACGAAGCTCTCACCGCCGCATGAAGCGCTCTACTGGCGGTTCGGCCGGCAGATGGCGATCCGCCGCGGCGACTGGAAGCTCGTCCGCTACGATCGCGCCGTCGAGGGCGGCAGCGGCCTCTCGGACGCGCGACTCTACGACCTCGCGCGCGACCCCGGCGAGTGGACCGACCTCGCGGCCGAGCACCCGGACGTCGTGCGCGGGCTCCGCGACGCCTGGGATCGTTGGAATGCCGCGAACGCCCGGGCGCGCTGGAGAGCGGCGCCGCACTGA
- a CDS encoding GMC family oxidoreductase → MPEELVFTGRTRVIAERLVEAAFPAGEQLPAPDAAALLSSVEASLAGNAPVRRAITGLLWWLELRHFAGHGRSFSAATRADRSAFLRAKAGGLLGGNLLRAVSAPFRTAYLLDETNMARMQTRNGVRVSALLDDARWRTQVSLAEQAAGDEEIECDVVVIGTGAGGAAAAYELASHGLAVVMIEEGKYYDRRDFNGKLTEVIPKLYRAFGSTIAIGNTFIAIPIGRSVGGTTTINSGTCLRTPEATLAEWREAGLADFTPENLAPYFELVEEVLKVQPADPQYVGEIGKVIAEGAKRIGMKDMRPLQRNAEGCDGQGLCQFGCPTDAKQSTNISFVPRALERGTFLFTGFRADELIRKDQTVTGIVAHGRNAEGTPITLTVKARATVVGMGTLLTPNFLRANGVKNAWLGNNLSIHPAGVVTAWFPGRTLGNSTTIPQGYGVYDWKDEGLMFEGGTLPFVGHGLLSPLQADDFVRFTERYQQTAYFGLMVKDTSRGKVRRGLSRDLPLITYHMNDADFTKFKRGLDTLARMYFAAGAREVCFPGLSRLTMFKSVADLEAFWATKPKPRHFLVTAYHPLGTARIAAREDRGVCDNAHQVWNTEGLYVMDGSSVPGSLGANPQVTIMAMATRAARMLAEKLSA, encoded by the coding sequence ATGCCTGAAGAACTCGTGTTTACCGGCAGGACCCGCGTGATCGCCGAGCGGCTCGTCGAAGCAGCATTCCCGGCGGGCGAACAGTTGCCGGCACCGGATGCGGCGGCGCTGCTGTCCTCCGTCGAGGCGTCGCTCGCCGGCAACGCTCCGGTGCGGCGCGCAATCACCGGTCTTCTGTGGTGGCTGGAGTTGCGCCATTTCGCCGGCCACGGGCGTTCGTTTTCCGCTGCCACACGTGCCGACCGCAGCGCATTCCTGCGCGCCAAGGCCGGCGGCCTGCTCGGCGGCAATCTGCTGCGCGCCGTTTCGGCTCCTTTCCGCACGGCTTACCTGCTCGATGAAACAAATATGGCGCGCATGCAAACGCGCAACGGCGTGCGCGTATCGGCACTCCTCGACGACGCACGCTGGCGCACGCAGGTTTCCCTTGCGGAGCAGGCCGCCGGCGATGAAGAAATCGAGTGCGACGTCGTCGTCATCGGCACCGGCGCCGGCGGTGCGGCCGCGGCATACGAACTGGCCAGCCACGGCCTTGCGGTGGTGATGATCGAGGAAGGCAAGTATTACGATCGTCGCGATTTCAACGGCAAGCTCACCGAAGTCATCCCGAAGCTGTATCGCGCCTTCGGCTCGACCATCGCCATCGGCAACACCTTCATCGCCATCCCCATCGGCCGAAGCGTGGGCGGCACGACGACGATCAACTCCGGAACCTGCCTGCGGACACCGGAAGCCACGCTCGCCGAATGGCGCGAAGCGGGGCTCGCCGATTTCACGCCGGAGAACCTCGCACCGTATTTCGAGCTGGTCGAAGAAGTGCTCAAGGTGCAACCGGCCGATCCGCAATACGTCGGCGAGATCGGCAAGGTGATCGCCGAGGGCGCGAAACGCATCGGCATGAAGGACATGCGTCCGTTGCAACGCAACGCCGAGGGATGCGATGGTCAGGGGCTCTGCCAGTTCGGCTGCCCGACCGATGCCAAGCAGTCGACCAACATCAGTTTCGTGCCGCGCGCACTCGAACGCGGCACGTTCCTGTTTACCGGCTTCCGGGCGGACGAACTGATCAGGAAAGACCAGACCGTCACCGGCATCGTGGCGCATGGCCGCAATGCCGAGGGCACCCCCATCACGCTCACCGTGAAAGCCCGCGCCACCGTGGTCGGCATGGGCACACTGCTGACGCCGAACTTCCTGCGCGCGAACGGCGTGAAGAATGCCTGGCTCGGCAACAACCTCTCGATCCATCCCGCCGGGGTCGTCACGGCATGGTTTCCCGGCCGCACGCTCGGCAATTCGACGACGATTCCACAGGGCTACGGCGTCTATGACTGGAAGGACGAAGGCCTGATGTTCGAAGGCGGCACCCTTCCGTTCGTCGGCCACGGACTGTTGAGCCCGTTGCAGGCTGACGACTTCGTGCGGTTCACCGAGCGCTACCAGCAAACCGCGTATTTCGGCCTCATGGTGAAAGACACCTCGCGCGGGAAAGTGCGTCGCGGCCTCTCGCGTGACCTGCCCTTGATCACCTACCACATGAACGATGCCGACTTCACGAAATTCAAGCGCGGCCTCGACACGCTCGCCCGCATGTATTTTGCCGCCGGGGCGCGCGAGGTCTGCTTTCCGGGGCTTTCGCGCCTGACAATGTTCAAGAGCGTGGCGGACCTGGAGGCGTTCTGGGCCACGAAACCGAAGCCGCGGCATTTCCTCGTCACCGCCTACCACCCGCTGGGCACCGCGCGGATTGCCGCGCGCGAGGACCGGGGCGTGTGCGACAATGCCCACCAGGTCTGGAACACGGAAGGGCTTTACGTCATGGACGGTTCGTCGGTTCCGGGTTCACTCGGCGCCAACCCGCAAGTCACCATCATGGCGATGGCGACGCGCGCGGCACGGATGCTCGCGGAGAAACTGTCGGCCTGA